One segment of Solanum stenotomum isolate F172 chromosome 1, ASM1918654v1, whole genome shotgun sequence DNA contains the following:
- the LOC125841471 gene encoding uncharacterized protein LOC125841471: MMTGPNMATITASLQNCSLSNHQRGGTSRNSAGIAPPDGISDSSENINTNFNNNNNPSNDATVELNSETALPYHWEQCLDLKTGEIYYLNWRTGMRMSEDPRTNVVAKEEVYSEEDYDNDDDDDDNNSYDSEATYSEEMPSFSSSRAETTIPQINILTTEALRRAAPPSALAAPVLVLGGCKACLMYFMVPKEVDDCPRCGRQLLHFDQN; the protein is encoded by the exons ATGATGACAGGTCCAAATATGGCTACTATTACAGCTTCTCTCCAAAATTGTTCGCTGAGTAATCATCAGCGGGGCGGCACCAGCCGCAACAGCGCAGGTATCGCCCCGCCAGATGGAATTTCCGATTCATCGGAAAATATCAACACCAACttcaataataacaacaatccTTCAAATGATGCTACTGTGGAACTCAATTCTGAAACTGCTCTTCCATACCATTGGGAACAATGCCTTGATTTGAAG ACAGGGGAAATTTACTATTTGAACTGGAGGACAGGGATGAGAATGAGTGAAGATCCAAGGACAAATGTTGTTGCAAAAGAAGAAGTGTACTCAGAAGAAGACTATGACAACGACGATGACGATGATGATAACAACTCTTATGATAGTGAAGCAACTTATTCAGAAGAAATGCCAtcattttcatcttcaagaGCTGAAACTACAATACCACAAATCAATATTCTGACTACTGAGGCTTTAAGGAGAGCAGCACCACCATCAGCACTAGCAGCACCAGTACTAGTATTGGGTGGATGCAAGGCTTGTTTGATGTATTTCATGGTGCCAAAAGAAGTTGATGATTGTCCAAGATGTGGTAGACAACTTCTTCACTTTGATCAAAATTGA